The Maridesulfovibrio hydrothermalis AM13 = DSM 14728 DNA window ATCAGAATTATTCTTCACATATTATAATAAAATGTACATAAATGTCATGCCAATATTATATTCTTCAATTAATCAGAAAATGCTTCCTTAATCTCAAGGAATTCATCTATATTATCAATCATAATATCAAGGATTTGCGGATCAAAGTGAGTTCCGCGCCCTTCTTTCATTATCTGGATGGATTTTTCCACTGGAAACGCTTTTTTATAGGGACGCTTGCTGTTCAAAGCGTCAAACACATCAGCAACTGCGCAAATTCGTCCCGGAAGTGGTATATCAGCCCCTGAAAGGCCGCAGGGATAGCCTGATCCGTCCCACTTTTCATGATGATTAAGAGCAATCACCGCGCCCATCTTCATATATTCAGAGTTACCCAGCGTAAGCAGATTGTTGCCGATAGCGGCGTGGGTTTTCATGGTTTCCCACTCTTTATCATCAAGCTTTCCGGGCTTTAAAAGTACACAGTCAGGAATTCCGATTTTACCTATATCATGCATAGGACTGCTGGTGTGAATGAGTTCCACCATTTTCTTATCAAGCCCCATTTTTTCAGCAATCAACCTGCTGTATCCGGCCATCCTTACAATATGCGCAGCCGTATCTTCATCTTTGTATTCAGCAGCAGCAGATAAATAGTGAATAGTCTCCACATGAACATGATCAAGCTTGATCAGCGCCTCCTGCAATTCAAGGGTGCGACTTTCCACCAGAGCATTAAGATCGGCTTGAAACATTTTGATCTCATCCTGCTGAGCTTTAAGCTTAAGCATAGACTCCGTGCGGACTTTAAGTTCTACCAGATCAACAGGTTTTGAAATAAAATCATTGGCTCCGGCTTCAACAGCTTTAAGCCTGTCATCACGCTGAGAAAGAGTGGTTACCATAATCACCGGAAGATCAGAATATTCACAGTCTTCACGAAGTTTGCGCACAAACTCAAAACCGTTCATGACCGGCATCATTACATCGCTTAAAATAAGATCAAAAGTACGATCAAGAATATCAAAAGCCACAACAGCATTTTCAGCCCCTACAACCTCGTGTCCAAGCTTGGTGAGTACACCTTTGAGCAGAATTATGTTGTGCGGTTCATCGTCAACCACTAAAATTTTACTTTTTTTTGACATAAAAGTACCTTTGATAACTTATTCCGGATTTTCCGACGGAATCAAAATTTTGATGCAGGTTTCATTTTTAGAATCAGATGTTTCCATTCTAATATCATAACGCATAGCTTCAGCCATTAATTTGGCCGAATATGTTCCCAGTCCGGTTCCGGACTCCTTGCCTTCGGTAACATATTTATTAAAAAATCTATCCCTGACGTTATGAGGGACTGCACCTTTATTACAAATAGTTATATCAACAGGATCAGAATCAGTAAACTTAATCGAAACATTTTCGCCCTGCGGTGAAGCTTCAACGGCATTAGCCAAAAGACCTGAAATCAAAGAATACAGAAGCCTCTCCTCACCCCATAGGATTAGATTTGAGTCATCTTTGACACAGTCTCCGTCAATAAAAACTTCAACCCCTACTTTTCTGGCAGAAAGTTTGGAACTGCTATGTGTAATAACGTTTCGAACAACGCTTAAAACATCAACCTGCCGGGGGTAATACTCATATTTACCAGTCTCCATTTTAAACATATCAAGAGACATATCGATCATATGCAGCATGTTGGTTCCGGAATTTTCAATAACCTTTAATAAATCGCGCTGATCAGCTGTAAGGTTCTCGTCCATGAGCAGTAAACCGGGAAGACCGATGATTCCATTCAGAGGAGTTTTTAAATCATGACGCATAATAAGGTCGACATCACCTTTAAGCCTTTCAAGCTCTTTAACACCGTCAATATTATCTTTTACGGCCACAAAGCTGACAATTTCGCCTTTTTCGTTGTATACTGGTGAAATAGACACTGATTCCCAGAAAAAAGTTCCGTCTTTCTTTTTGTTGATCATCTCTCCGCGCCATGTTTCACCGCTGATGATAGTTTCCCACATCTTTTTGTAAAAACTATCCTCATGTTCACCGGACTTTAATATGCGAGGATTCTGACCGACCGCTT harbors:
- a CDS encoding HD-GYP domain-containing protein, with the translated sequence MSKKSKILVVDDEPHNIILLKGVLTKLGHEVVGAENAVVAFDILDRTFDLILSDVMMPVMNGFEFVRKLREDCEYSDLPVIMVTTLSQRDDRLKAVEAGANDFISKPVDLVELKVRTESMLKLKAQQDEIKMFQADLNALVESRTLELQEALIKLDHVHVETIHYLSAAAEYKDEDTAAHIVRMAGYSRLIAEKMGLDKKMVELIHTSSPMHDIGKIGIPDCVLLKPGKLDDKEWETMKTHAAIGNNLLTLGNSEYMKMGAVIALNHHEKWDGSGYPCGLSGADIPLPGRICAVADVFDALNSKRPYKKAFPVEKSIQIMKEGRGTHFDPQILDIMIDNIDEFLEIKEAFSD